GCGGTGGGTGACGCCGTCGACCTCGACCAGGTGCACCGGGCCGTGGGTCGCGGTCACCAGGCGGAACCGCTGCCCGCCGACGACCAGCCGACTCCTGTACTCGTCCAGCCGCTCCAGCTCGGCGTCGACGACCTTGAGGTGGTCGTTGCCGTTGCCGACGCCGACCCGGAACCGCTCCGGACCGATCCGCGCCACCGTCACCCGGTAGCTCGCGCCGCGCAGCTTCAGGTCGATCGCGCGACCGACCTCGTGCTGGACCTGCGGGCGGCCGCCGTGCGCGGTCTCGTACAGCCGGCTGCGCTCGACCTGCTCGGCGTCCTCGTACCCCTCGATCGCGGCCGCGACCAGGGCGATGCCGGAATGCCGGTGCGAAATCAGGCGGCCCTCGCCGCGGACGCGGTCGATCCAGCCGGTGTCGGCGCTGCCGTCGATCACCTCGGGCTGGTCGAGCAGCTCCAGGATGAAGCTCTTGTTGGTCGCGCCGCCCTCGATCAGGACGGTCGTGGCCTGCATCGCGCGCCGCAGCCGCGCGAGCGCCTCCTCGCGGGTCCGTCCGTACCCGATGATCTTCGCGATCATCGAGTCGAAGTCCGCCGGGATGCTGTCCCCCGCGCTCACCCCGGTGTCGACCCGGATGCCGGGTCCGGCGGGCAGGTCGAGGACGATGATCCGCCCGGGCGACGGCGCGAAGTCGCGGTCCGGGTCCTCTGCGTTCAGCCGGGCCTCGACCGCGTGGCCGCTCTCGATCGGCCGCACGCCCTCCAGCCGGCCGCCGGACGCGACGTGCAACTGCGCCTTCACCAGGTCGAACCCGGTGGTCAGCTCGGTGATCGGGTGCTCGACCTGCAGCCGGGTGTTCACTTCGAGGAACGCGAACGACTTCTCCCCCGGGTGGTACAGGAACTCGACCGTCGCCGCGCCCCGGTACCCGACCGCGATCGCCAGCCGCTCGGCCGACGCCTTCAGGTCGTCGACCTGGGACGCGGACAGCAGCGGGGACGCGGACTCCTCGATCACCTTCTGGTTGCGGCGCTGCACCGAGCAGTCCCGGACGCCGAGCGCCCACGCCGTACCTTCGCCGTCCGCGATCACCTGGACCTCGACGTGCCGCGCGCCGGTGACGAGGCGTTCCAGGAACACCACGCCGCTGCCGAACGCGCGGGCCGCCTCGTCACTGGTCCGCGCGTACGCCTCGGAGAGCTCGTCGGCGGAGCGGACCACCCGGATCCCGCGGCCACCGCCGCCGGCCGTTGCCTTGAGCATCAACGGGTACCCGATCCGCTCGGCCGCCGCGAGCGCCGCGTCCAGCGACTCGACCGCTCCGCGGCTCCACGGCGCGACCGGTACGCCGACCTCCTCGGCGATCAGCTTCGAGCCGATCTTGTCGCCGAGCTGGCGCATCGCCTCGGCCGACGGGCCGATGAAGGTCACGCCGATCCGGTTGCACAGCTCCGCGAACGCCGGGTCCTCGGCGACGAACCCCCAGCCGACCCAGGCGGCGTCCGCCCCGGTCTCGCGGAGCGCCCGCTCGAGGACCTGCAGATCCAGGTACGGCCGGGCCGACGCCGGGCCGAGCGGGTACGTGATGTCCGCCGCCCGCACGAAGGTCGCCGTCCGCTCGCCGTCGGTGAACAAGGCCACGGTTTCGATCGGGTCACCGCCTTCGGCGTTGACTTCTCGGACCGCGTTGATCAGCCGCATCGCGGCTTCACCCCGGTTCACTATTGCGATACGCTTGAACATCGACCGCCTCCGTGTCTCACCCTGCCTTGTGCAGCTGGGATCGCCAGTTGCTGGCACAGGTTTTCAGCCCAGGGCCGTTACCGTCGAGTCGGCCCCCTCATCAGGCGTGTTTCCACCCTGACCCCGGGGTGTGGAAACCTCCAGGGCAGGGCTTCTGGGAGGGGATGAAGAACGTGGCGAACACGTTGATCGATCGGCTGCGGGGCGAGGTCGCCGGACCGGTGCTGACACCGGGTGACGAGGGGTACGACAAGGAACTGTCCGGGTTCAACCTGGCGGTGACGCACACTCCGGACGTCGTGGTCGGGCTGACGTCCGAGGACGATGCCGTCGCGGTGGTCCGCGCCGCGGCCGAGACCGGTACGCCGGTCCGCGTGCTGGCGACCGGCCACGGCATTCCGAACCCGATGCACGGCGGCATCGTGGTGACCACCAAGCGGATGACCGGCGTGAGCGTGGACGCCGAGGAACAGGTCGCGCACATCGCCGCGGGCACCCGGTGGGCGGAGGTGATCGCGGCGGCCGCGCCGTACGGATTGGCGCCGATCACCGGCGCATCCGACGCGGTCGGCTGCATCGGATACACGCTCGGCGGCGGCCTCGGGCCACTCGCCCGGACGTACGGCTTCTCGTCCGACTGGGCCCGCTCGTTCCGGGTCGTGACGGCGGCCGGCGAAGTGGTGACCGCGAGCGAGACCGAGCACCCGGACCTGTTCTGGGCGTTGCGCGGCGGCAAGGGCGGGTTCGGCATCGTCACCGCGATGGACTTCGGACTGGTCGAGCTACGCACCCTGTACGGCGGTTCGGTGTTCTTCGACGCGGAGCACATCGCGCCCGCGCTGACCACCTGGGCCGAGTGGACGAACGCCTTGCCGGAGAGCGCGAACTCGTCGGTGGTGATCCTGCGACTGCCGCCGCTCGAGTTCATCCCCGAGCCGCTGCGCGGCAAGACGGTGCTGAGCGTCCGCTTCGCGTACGTCGGTGACGCGGCCGACGGCAAGAAGCTCTTCCAGCCGATCCGCAACGCCGGCCCGACGCTGATCGACGCCGTCGGCGAGATGCCGGCGAGCGACATCGCGCTGATCCACAACGACCCGAGGGACCCGACCCCGGCGTGGGACCGTGGGCTGATGCTGGACGAACTGGACGCCGAGTTCATCGCCGCGTTCCTGGAGGTGGCCGGCCCCGAGCAGCAGATCCCGTTGATCGCGGTCGAGCTCCGGCACCTCGGCGGCGCGACCGAGCGCGACGTACCCGAGGGCAGCGCGGTCGGCGGCCGCAGCGGGGCGTGCACGCTGACACTGATCGGCGTACCGGATCCGAGCTTGTTCGAGAAGGTGCTTCCGGCGACGGTCGACGGGATTCTCGGACGGCTCGAGCCGTGGGTGTGCGAGGAGACCACAGTGAACTTCTCCGGCGGTTTCGCACTGCCGGGGTCGTACGAGAGGTCGTGGCCGGCGGACGTGTTCGCGCAGCTGGCCGACGTACGGTCGACCTACGACCCGGAGGCGCTGTTCCCGTTCGGGCCCCGCCAGGAGAACTCCGGCTCGTAACCGAGCAGGCGGCGCGCCTTCTCGATCGACAGCAAGGTCTCGTTCGGGCCGAACGAGCGCTTCACGGGTACGCCGGGGAACACCTCGGCGAGAAGCTCCTCGTTCGGCCGGGACATCACCGTGTCCGCGTTCGCGACGATGAAGACGTCCGTCCCGGTCACGTCGTACTCGAGCGCCTTGCGGACGGCCTGTGCGCCGTCGCGGGCGTCGATGTAGCCCCAGAGGTTCCACTTGCGGGCGTGGGCGTCCGCGTCGAACGCCGGGAACCGTGCGTAGTCCTCGGGGTACATCACGTTGGAGAAGCGCAGCCCGATCAGCTTCAGGTCCGGATGCCACCGGCAGAGCTGCCGGGCGAGCTCCTCCTCGAGCGTCTTGACCAGCGAATACGTGCTGTTCGGCCGCGGCGGGTAGTCCTCGTCCACCGGCACGTACGGCGGGAACTCGTCGAACGGCAGACCCAGCACGGTCTCGCTCGACGCCCACACGATGTTCCGGACGCCGGCCCGCAGCGCCGCCGACAACACGTTGTACGTGACGGTCATGTTGTTGTGGAACGTCGCCGCGTTCGGCCGCAGGCCCGGCGCCGGGACCGCGGCGAGATGCACGACCGCGTCGACGCCGTCGTGCCGGTCGTCGATCCCGGCGATCGCCTCGTAGGTCTGGCCGAAATCGGTCAGGTCCACCCGTGTCGACGTCACGTCGGCGCGTGCCGGCGCAGCCTGGTCGAGGGCGACCACCTCCCAGCCCTGGTCCGCCAGATGATCGACAACGGCCCTGCCGAGCTTCCCGCTGCTCCCGGTCACCGCAACCCGCCTCGCTTCGCTCACTCCGAGATCATCGCACTAGGGTGTGACATGCCACCGTGGAAGGACACATCGTGAAACTTGCTGGCCGGATGGAACGGCTGGGGACCGAGTCGGCGTTCGAGGTTCTCGCGAAAGCGAAGGCCCTGGAGGCCCAGGGCCGCGAGATCGTGCACCTCGAGATCGGCGAACCGGACTTCGACACGCCACCGCACGTGATCGCCGCCGCGCAGCAGGCCCTGGACAAGGGGTTCACGCACTACGTGCCCGCGCCCGGCATCCCCGAGCTGCGGACCGCCGTCGCGGACTTCCTCGACCGCACCGGCCGGCTGCGCACGACACCCGACCGGGTGCTGATCACGCCCGGCGCGAAGCCGATCATGTTCTTCACGATCCTGGCGCTCTGCGAGGAGGGCGACGAGGTCCTCTACCCGGACCCCGGGTTCCCGATGTACGCGTCGATCGCGGCCTTCGCCGGTGCGAAGCCGGTGCCGGTGCCGCTGCGCGAGGAGAACGGCTTCGTCATCGACCCCGACGAACTGCGGTCACTGGTGACGGACCGGACCAAGCTGCTGATCCTCAACTCCCCGCACAACCCGTGCGGCAGCGCGTCGACACCCGAACAGCTCCAGGCGATCGCCGAGATCGCGATCGAGCACGACCTCGTCGTCCTCAGCGACGAGGTCTACTGGGCGCTGAGGTACGACGGCGAGCACCACAGCGTCCTCGACGTCGACGGCATGGCGTCCCGGACCATCCTCCTCGACGGTTGGTCGAAGACGTTCGCGATGACGGGCTGGCGACTCGGCTTCGGCGTGTTTCCCGAGCCGCTCGTGGAGCCGGTGACGCGGCTGATGATCAACTCGGTGTCGTGTACGTCGGCGTTCAGCCAGCACGCCGCGATCGCCGCCCTCGAAGGACCGTGGGACGACGTCGACCGGATGCTGGACGCGTTCCGCGAACGGCGCGAGGTGATCGTCTCCGGGCTGAACGCCGTACCGGGTGTGTCGTGTGTGGAACCGGGTGGAGCGTTCTACGCGTTCCCGAACATCAGCGAACTCGGCGTATCGGCAGCGACCCTGTCGGACCGGCTCCTGGACGAGGCCGGAGTCGCATGCCTGCCCGGTACGTCCTTCGGCATCTACGGCGAAAACCACCTGCGCTTCTCGTACGCAAACTCGGTCGAAAACATCCGCAAGGCATTGGACGCCTTCACGGCTCTTGTGCGCTGACGACCACCAACCAGTCGGCGCTGACCACCCGGTACCCGAGCCCGTACAGCCCGCGCAGGATCCCGGGAACATGCCGCGCGCCGTACACGACCGCGACCTCGATGTCCTCGTCGCCACGCTCCCGGACGACCTCGGCGACCGCCGCGACGGCACGGCCGTCGCGCCGGTCGAGCAACAGGTCGAAGAAGGCGTCCCACTGCTCACTGCGCAACTCGTCCTGCGCCGTCGGGAGATCGTTGACCTCGATGTCGGGTGACAGCAGCGTGCGCCGCCCGGCGAAGTACTGCCCGATCGACACCACCGGAACCGATGCCCAGGTCAGCGCCCGGACCTTCCACGACAACCCCTGAAAACCTTCCTGGAACTCCTCCCCCGAGATGTCCGGGGCGACGAACGGTACGCCGAGATCGCCGTACGGAATGTCGTCCTCGACCAGCCCGGACTCCTCGTTCACCGGCATCATCCGGTACGTCGCCGTCAGACCGTCGACGGCCGCGGACTCACCCTGGATTCCTTCGACGACGAGCAGGTCGCACTCGCGCAGGCGCGCCTCGACCGCACGGAAGAACTGCGGTTCCGCCACGTGCAGCATCGGGAAGATCACGATGCCCGGGCCGCCGCCGCGCCTGGTCAGCCGCAGTACGGCGGACCGGGTCCCCACGATGCTGTTCTCGATGATCTGCATGGCTCCCACCCCTCGTGCCAGTGCCGGGTCGGCCGGGGTCAGCCATACAGTGGGCTGATCATGAGCAACCAGCACGGGCACACCCATCGACTCGACCTCGACGACGCCTCGGTTCGGGAGTGGGACGCGACGGTCGTCGGTTTGGATCCGGAGCGTGGGATCGTGCTCGACCGGTCCGCGTTCTACCCGGGTGGCGGCGGGCAGCCGCCGGACCAAGGCGTGCTGCTGTGGGGTGGCGTACGGACGCGGATCGTTGGGACGACCAAGGGTGACGACCTGTACCTGGTGCCGCACGAGGACGACCCGGTGCCGCCGGTCGGTACGGCGGTGCGCGGGGCGCTCGACGACGAGCGGCGTACTCAGCTGATGCGGACGCATTCCGGGCTGCATGTGCTGACCGGTGTCGTGTTCCGCGACTTCGGCGCGCTCGTCACGGGCGGGAACATGGAACCGCTGTCGGCGCGGATGGACTTCGATCTGGCCGACGTACCGCCGGACTTCAAGGATCGGGTCGCCGAGGCGGTCAACGCGGAGATCCGCACCGACCGGCGGATCACCGCCAGCTTTCTCCCGCGCGAGGAGGCGTTCGCGATCCCGGACATCATCCGGACGGCGACCAACCTGCTCCCGCCCGATCTCGAGGTCGTCCGGATCGTCGACATCGCCGGCCTCGACACCCAAGCCGACGGCGGCACGCACGTCGCGTCCACCGCCCTGATCGGCCGCATGGAGGTCGTCAAGATGGAGAGCAAGGGCAGAGGCTTCCGCCGCCTCCGCGTCCGGATTACCTGACGCGCGGCTTCTTCTTCAGCTCGGCCTCTTGCCGGCGGACCTCTGCCTGCGTCGCGCGTTCGTGCTCCAGCCAGTCCGGGTTCTCGTCCCGGATGGCCTCGATGTCGTCCGTGGTCAGCGCCTCGGTGATCCCGCCGCGGGCCAGGCCACCGATCGAGACACCGAGCCTGGCCGCGACCACCGAGCGCGGATGCGGTCCGGTACGCCGGAGCTCCTGCAGCCACTCGGGCGGGTCCGCCTGCAGCGCGTTCAGCTCGTCCCGCGACACGACACCCTCCTGGAACTCCGCAGGCGTGGCCGGGAGGTACACGTCCAGCTTCTTCGCCGCCGTGGCAGGCTTCATGGTTTGGGGTGTCTTGCGCGCCGTCATGGCAGCAGCGTAACGCCCGGTAACCTCAGAACCGTGACCGGATTCCGACTGGGCTACGTCCCCGGCGTGACACCCGCCAAATGGGTTCGGATCTGGACGGAGCGACTCCCCCGCGTCCCGCTCGAACTCGTCCAGGTCTCCGCCGCCGAAGCCCCCGATCTGGTACGCCGGGGCGACGCCGACGCGGTCCTCCTGCGGCTCCCGATCGACCGCACCGGATTGCACGCGATCCCGCTGTACGTCGAGCAGACGGTGGTCGTGGTGCCCAAGGACCATCTGGTCACCGCGGCCGAGGAGGTCACCGTCGACGATCTCGCCGACGAGCTGATGCTGCACTCGCAGGACGACGTACTGGACTGGGACCGCCCACCCGGCCGGCTGATCGACGAGCGCCCCGCCTGGACCGGCGACGCGATCGAGCTGGTCGCGATGGGCACCGGGCTGCTGGTGGTACCGCAGTCGCTGGCCCGGCTGCACCACCGCAAGGACCTGACCTACCGCCCGCTGACCGGCGTACCCGAGTCGCAGGTCGCGCTCAGCTGGCCGGAGGACGAGACCAGCGAGCTGGTCGAGCACTTCATCGGCATCGTCCGCGGCCGGACCGCGAACAGCACCCGCGGCCCCGCGACACCCAAGCGGCAGAAGAAGGCGGCACCGCAGGCTTCCAAGCAACCGGCCCGACCGAAGAGACGCCGCCGCTAGGCACTGGAAATAAGTTGAGGCTTCAACTAACATCGCTGGTATGGCGATCTTCCGGTTGAACCACGCGGTCCTGTACGTGCGCGACGTCGCGGCGAGCGTCGCGTTCTACCGAGACGTCCTCGGCTTCGGCTACACCGAGACCGGCGACGCCATCCCCGGTGCGGCGTTCCTCCGCGCGCCCGGGTCGAGCAACGACCACGACCTCGGCCTGTTCCAGATCGGGTCGCAGGCCGCACCGTCGGGCGCCGGGCGGACGACGGTCGGGCTCTACCACCTTGCGTGGGAGGTGGACACGCTCGGCGACCTCGAGGACCTGGCCGGCACGCTGAGCGAGCACGACGCCCTGGTCGGCGCGTCCGACCACGGGACCACGAAGTCCCTCTACGGCAAGGACCCCGACGGCCTCGAGTTCGAGATCGTCTGGATCATCCCCGCCGACCTCCTCACCGACGAGGACCGCACCAAGACCGGCATCTCCCGGCTCAACCTCCCCGCCGAGATCACGAAGTACGGCCGCGAGGCCCGCAGCGGCATAGGCATCTCCCGCATCCTGGGCTAGCGGCCCTGACGGTGTCCTCCCGCTGATCTTTCGTTGCTCTAGGTTTGGGCAGCGTGCCGATGATTGAGGTCACTGAGCTGATCAAAGAGTTCCGGAAGCCGCAGCCGACGACTGGTCGACTGGCTGGTGTCCGGCAACTGTGGGCCCCCACACGCGTCGTGCGTGCGGTCGACCAGGTCAGTTTCACTGTCGATCGGGGAGAGATGGTCGGCTACTTGGGCGCCAACGGCGCCGGCAAGTCCACCACCATCAAGATGCTCACCGGGATCGTGGTACCCACCTCGGGCACGGTGCGCGTCGACGGTCTCGTGCCCTGGGCGAATCGCCGCAAGCATGCCCACAACATCGGCGTCGTCTTCGGGCAGAAGACCCAACTCTGGTTCGACCTGCCGCTTCGCGTCTCGCTGGAAACCATTCGAGACCTCTATCGAGTCGGCCAGGCGGAGTACGCCGCGCGAATCGACGAATTCGACGAGGTCCTGCAGATCAAGGACTTCCTGGACACGCCGATCCGATCCCTGTCGCTAGGGCAACGGATGCGTGGTGATCTGGCGGGAGCCATGCTCCATCGTCCTCAGGTGCTGTACTTGGACGAGCCGACGGTGGGCCTGGATGTGGTCGCAAAACAAGCCCTCCGTGACTTCATCGCGGAGCAGAACCGGGTTCACGCCACCACGGTGATGATCACCACGCACGACATGGACGACATCGAGCAGCTGTGCCGACGCATAGTGATGATCGATCGCGGGCGTGTTGTCTACGACGGGGACCTGAAGACCCTGAAGCGACGGTACCTGCCTTTCCGCGAGGTGGTGATCACTCCGACAGAGGGTGCGGACCCGACGGGCATCCAGGCTGAGCACACCGATCGGCTGGAGAACTCCGACGGCACGATCTCACTTCGCTTCGATCCGGAACGAACGAGTGCCGCGTCCGTGATCGCTCAGGCCACCTCGGTCGCTGAGATCGCTGATCTTCATGTCAACGAACCCAAGCTGGAGGATGTTGTCCGGCTGATCTATGCCGAGTCCGAGCGGTGACCGGCGCGTCCGGGGCACCGCGATCCCAACGGCCTGCGTGGGTCACGCCGTGGTCGATGATTCGACTCGGTTCCAAGAACGCTCTGTTCTTTCGCGCGAATGTCGCACTGTCCATGGCCTCGGTCGCCCTGCAAACAGTCCTGCTCGTGACCGTGTGGCGTGCTGTCTACGCCGACCGCGGCGTGGTCGCTGGTATCAGCGAGTCCGATGCGGTCAGCTATGCGGTCATCGCGATGCTGCTGTGGCACGTCGCACTGCCTTGGCAACTCTCGTCGATCCCCGAACGGGTCCGCGAGGGAACCATCGCGACGGACCTCATCCGCCCCATTGCAATCGTGGGGCAGAGCCTCCTGCAGTCCGTCGGAGGAGTTGTCGGCGCGATGCCCGGAGTCGTGGTCGGCTTGGCCATCGGCCTTGCGGTGGGAGGGCTGACGCCGCCGGCGACCAAGGTTGCGCTCGTCGGCTTCCTCCTCACGGCCACGCTCGGCTGGTTGCTCGCCACGTTGCTGAATCTCGCTGTCTCGATGGTGGCGTTCTGGACTACTGATACGCGCGGGCCGTTCTACGTCTACCGAGCCATCGCCAGTTTTGCCTCCGGCGCTCTCGTCCCGCTGTGGTTCATCCCCGGGTGGCTGCGCCCGTTCCTCGATGTGCTGCCCTTCGGACTGCAGGTCTTCGCACCACTGCAGCTCTGGCAGGGACAGCAGCCGCTCGGCGGGCTCGGGGGCGTCCTCGCGGTCCAGCTCGGCTGGTTGGCAGCTGCCACAGGCATCGTTGCCATGGTGACTTGGCGTGCGTTGCGCAAGGTGGTGATCAACGGTGGCTGAACTGATCCGGGACTTCCGCATCCTGCTGCGAGTGGCGTGGCTGACCGAGCTCGAGCACAAGGCCAACCTCTTCATCTCCGTCATCGGCGCGCTGGCATTCAACGCCGGACAGCTTCTGTTCGTCGGAGTGCTGCTGCACGCCTTCGGATCCATCGGTGGCTGGACTCCAGCCGAGGTGATGGTGCTGTTCGGCATCCGGATGGCGAGTCACAGCGCGTACGCTGTCTTCTTCCGCAGGACGATCGATGTAGACGTCGTCGTGCACACGGGAGAATTCGACCGCTATCTGTTGCGTCCGACAAGTCCGTTCCTGCAACTGCTGACGCGCCGCTTCAACCTGCAGCAATTCGGCGATGTGATCGTCGCTGCTGCGATCCTGGCGCTGGCCTTGCCCCAAGCCTCTATAGCGTGGCATCCGCTTCTCGTGCTGTGGCTTGCCATCTCCATCGCTGCTGGTGGGATGCTGGAGGGCGGGCTCCAACTGGCACGGGGTGCGCTGGCGTTCCGATTGCGAAACACGCAGTCGCTGACGGGTCTGATCGACGCCGTCTTCGGAACCTATGGCAACTTTCCACTCCAGCTCTTCGGCCCGGTCGGATCCGTCCTGTTCACGTTCCCGCTGCCCCTGGCCTTCGTCGCGTGGATTCCAGCCGCCATGGTCACCGGGCGGGTGGACTCGCTGTGGTTTCCAGCGTGGATGGGATGGCTGAGCCCAGCGGTAGGAGTAGCTTGCATGGCAGCGGCCGTCGCCTTCTTCACCCGACAGTCTCGGCACTACTCCAGCCCTGGGTCCTGACTCAGTCGCGGACGAGGTGGGTGGCGATTCGGAGCGCGTTGGCCAGGACGGTGAGGACTGGGTTGACGCCTCCGTTGGTGACGTGGATGGATGCGTCGGTGATCCAGACGTTGTCGTGGCCCCAGATCCGGCCTTGTGGATCGGTGACCGATCGGGCCGGGTCGTCGCCCATCCGGCAGGTCCCGGCCTGATGCTGCCCGGTGCTCGCGCTCCCCACGGTGCCGACCTCTCCGACCGACGTACGGACCGCGCCCGCTTCCTCCAGCCAATTCTTGGCCTTCGCACTCATGAACCGCTGCGCGCGGACGTCCTCGGGATGGATCGACCCGCTCGTCACCACCACCGGATTCCCGAACCGGTCGACGACGGACGGATCCACGCGGACGCGCGAGTCCGCCGACGTGACCTC
This Kribbella sp. NBC_00482 DNA region includes the following protein-coding sequences:
- a CDS encoding LysR family substrate-binding domain-containing protein, encoding MTGFRLGYVPGVTPAKWVRIWTERLPRVPLELVQVSAAEAPDLVRRGDADAVLLRLPIDRTGLHAIPLYVEQTVVVVPKDHLVTAAEEVTVDDLADELMLHSQDDVLDWDRPPGRLIDERPAWTGDAIELVAMGTGLLVVPQSLARLHHRKDLTYRPLTGVPESQVALSWPEDETSELVEHFIGIVRGRTANSTRGPATPKRQKKAAPQASKQPARPKRRRR
- a CDS encoding DUF5997 family protein yields the protein MTARKTPQTMKPATAAKKLDVYLPATPAEFQEGVVSRDELNALQADPPEWLQELRRTGPHPRSVVAARLGVSIGGLARGGITEALTTDDIEAIRDENPDWLEHERATQAEVRRQEAELKKKPRVR
- a CDS encoding VOC family protein codes for the protein MAIFRLNHAVLYVRDVAASVAFYRDVLGFGYTETGDAIPGAAFLRAPGSSNDHDLGLFQIGSQAAPSGAGRTTVGLYHLAWEVDTLGDLEDLAGTLSEHDALVGASDHGTTKSLYGKDPDGLEFEIVWIIPADLLTDEDRTKTGISRLNLPAEITKYGREARSGIGISRILG
- a CDS encoding NAD-dependent epimerase/dehydratase family protein, producing MSEARRVAVTGSSGKLGRAVVDHLADQGWEVVALDQAAPARADVTSTRVDLTDFGQTYEAIAGIDDRHDGVDAVVHLAAVPAPGLRPNAATFHNNMTVTYNVLSAALRAGVRNIVWASSETVLGLPFDEFPPYVPVDEDYPPRPNSTYSLVKTLEEELARQLCRWHPDLKLIGLRFSNVMYPEDYARFPAFDADAHARKWNLWGYIDARDGAQAVRKALEYDVTGTDVFIVANADTVMSRPNEELLAEVFPGVPVKRSFGPNETLLSIEKARRLLGYEPEFSWRGPNGNSASGS
- a CDS encoding pyridoxal phosphate-dependent aminotransferase, giving the protein MKLAGRMERLGTESAFEVLAKAKALEAQGREIVHLEIGEPDFDTPPHVIAAAQQALDKGFTHYVPAPGIPELRTAVADFLDRTGRLRTTPDRVLITPGAKPIMFFTILALCEEGDEVLYPDPGFPMYASIAAFAGAKPVPVPLREENGFVIDPDELRSLVTDRTKLLILNSPHNPCGSASTPEQLQAIAEIAIEHDLVVLSDEVYWALRYDGEHHSVLDVDGMASRTILLDGWSKTFAMTGWRLGFGVFPEPLVEPVTRLMINSVSCTSAFSQHAAIAALEGPWDDVDRMLDAFRERREVIVSGLNAVPGVSCVEPGGAFYAFPNISELGVSAATLSDRLLDEAGVACLPGTSFGIYGENHLRFSYANSVENIRKALDAFTALVR
- a CDS encoding alanyl-tRNA editing protein, whose amino-acid sequence is MSNQHGHTHRLDLDDASVREWDATVVGLDPERGIVLDRSAFYPGGGGQPPDQGVLLWGGVRTRIVGTTKGDDLYLVPHEDDPVPPVGTAVRGALDDERRTQLMRTHSGLHVLTGVVFRDFGALVTGGNMEPLSARMDFDLADVPPDFKDRVAEAVNAEIRTDRRITASFLPREEAFAIPDIIRTATNLLPPDLEVVRIVDIAGLDTQADGGTHVASTALIGRMEVVKMESKGRGFRRLRVRIT
- a CDS encoding ABC transporter ATP-binding protein yields the protein MPMIEVTELIKEFRKPQPTTGRLAGVRQLWAPTRVVRAVDQVSFTVDRGEMVGYLGANGAGKSTTIKMLTGIVVPTSGTVRVDGLVPWANRRKHAHNIGVVFGQKTQLWFDLPLRVSLETIRDLYRVGQAEYAARIDEFDEVLQIKDFLDTPIRSLSLGQRMRGDLAGAMLHRPQVLYLDEPTVGLDVVAKQALRDFIAEQNRVHATTVMITTHDMDDIEQLCRRIVMIDRGRVVYDGDLKTLKRRYLPFREVVITPTEGADPTGIQAEHTDRLENSDGTISLRFDPERTSAASVIAQATSVAEIADLHVNEPKLEDVVRLIYAESER
- a CDS encoding ABC transporter permease, which produces MAELIRDFRILLRVAWLTELEHKANLFISVIGALAFNAGQLLFVGVLLHAFGSIGGWTPAEVMVLFGIRMASHSAYAVFFRRTIDVDVVVHTGEFDRYLLRPTSPFLQLLTRRFNLQQFGDVIVAAAILALALPQASIAWHPLLVLWLAISIAAGGMLEGGLQLARGALAFRLRNTQSLTGLIDAVFGTYGNFPLQLFGPVGSVLFTFPLPLAFVAWIPAAMVTGRVDSLWFPAWMGWLSPAVGVACMAAAVAFFTRQSRHYSSPGS
- a CDS encoding FAD-binding oxidoreductase, with translation MANTLIDRLRGEVAGPVLTPGDEGYDKELSGFNLAVTHTPDVVVGLTSEDDAVAVVRAAAETGTPVRVLATGHGIPNPMHGGIVVTTKRMTGVSVDAEEQVAHIAAGTRWAEVIAAAAPYGLAPITGASDAVGCIGYTLGGGLGPLARTYGFSSDWARSFRVVTAAGEVVTASETEHPDLFWALRGGKGGFGIVTAMDFGLVELRTLYGGSVFFDAEHIAPALTTWAEWTNALPESANSSVVILRLPPLEFIPEPLRGKTVLSVRFAYVGDAADGKKLFQPIRNAGPTLIDAVGEMPASDIALIHNDPRDPTPAWDRGLMLDELDAEFIAAFLEVAGPEQQIPLIAVELRHLGGATERDVPEGSAVGGRSGACTLTLIGVPDPSLFEKVLPATVDGILGRLEPWVCEETTVNFSGGFALPGSYERSWPADVFAQLADVRSTYDPEALFPFGPRQENSGS
- a CDS encoding ABC transporter permease produces the protein MIRLGSKNALFFRANVALSMASVALQTVLLVTVWRAVYADRGVVAGISESDAVSYAVIAMLLWHVALPWQLSSIPERVREGTIATDLIRPIAIVGQSLLQSVGGVVGAMPGVVVGLAIGLAVGGLTPPATKVALVGFLLTATLGWLLATLLNLAVSMVAFWTTDTRGPFYVYRAIASFASGALVPLWFIPGWLRPFLDVLPFGLQVFAPLQLWQGQQPLGGLGGVLAVQLGWLAAATGIVAMVTWRALRKVVINGG